In Carassius gibelio isolate Cgi1373 ecotype wild population from Czech Republic chromosome B13, carGib1.2-hapl.c, whole genome shotgun sequence, one genomic interval encodes:
- the LOC127970424 gene encoding PHD finger protein 3 isoform X2, translating into MDIVGGPFNHLVPSDQLDDSLLLGQNLECEASEEFEAGHGQPEDSLKNMLSDKDPMFGSASAQFHLLENEDVSFKLGSSTAADHDMTTAGVSQSPSEGEHSQSNFSQGRRHLQRRQTASRGRVKGRRPGPVRKAAGSNKQEATCSTNPGGDKSLDAKREALLSRRFGVHEVDSSMNPVVVLRRLTVTVGGFKIELLPGPSQAFGSFSTSALQSLGFQDDGVAADGLALNLEQTQDDGTQEVVNSEQEVVGEVSVSQSTSDDMPMDFGPYVNPNEVQDTNSSTKSLKPSVENTTPTDTKKNDQIKTRKLSAQKTGNKNGTAVQPAVKKLLKHKQALSAAKNKPSHLTRPGLLQKVSRHPRDKKIHTGRPESLKGKPVKVGLKRPGGPVTPKSPSKIQKIRDGHHANQTVNPPVPVSPTVSRKLSSDSGPGVKSVQSPHPSKKPQHPPTPVNKTNPPVTNSQGEEEQEKVKIKKPEKIQQRHKSRNSRSISIEEPQLFIPDNAPVVKKEAEGEPPPESETVWDPSKHCGSCKKPHNNRFMVGCGRCDDWFHGDCVGLDLAKVQQMEKEDQEYVCLKCCAEEDGKTGAQATEQSDDKLSAKQKPRPQQSVTAGGIRPFRKDVGERRPSEDSASKGPSVKHETKKVKISHVTSKKPSTGQIRRSVRDSLEEILLKRLKEADMKISLDKPAELARRTEKELFALFQSVDSKYKNKYRSLTFNLKDSKNNVLFKRVLKGEVSPADLVRMTAEELASKELAAWRQRENRHTIEMIEKEQREVERRPITKITHKGEIEIENQEPAKTPEAIEVEPEPVPKPAEVPEDKPPETKADSPKKSVDTTNLHKSHLFDLNCKICTGRMAPPTEEAATKVVKVATTVVRRQSSTTEESQHSTTTPTSTSALIDDLSLRAMEEGLLNFLPESRSDSLSSKEDTATFLSSLESLWSSFVNMPAVARFLTKAYPVSGILDHLTQDLPDNIQVGGRISPQIVWDYVEKIRASGTKEICVIRFSPDTEEDEISYTLLYAYFSSRRRYGVVANNRKQVKDMYLIPLGSTEKIPHQIVPFDGPGLETNRPNLLLGLVIRQRPKRDFGVILPSDVKEAPSFLAESKPHVDYPQKAPAVQDVSIQKKDTADLIKSVVEEPILDTETEENVSLRFLPGVLKLPGNAASSLSDTVKGDPTTTVTKTPTVDSENHGEIHPKSTATAPRLDRFIIKKKDPKAVKTEQAPSSSSLETNSEKKESGVIFSLSDKPADVSTESFLSSLTAAKPKDESVSGSIAAPASQETSETTSSDPLKDSVNDGSSSVPKNETISSPTKCLKTPGILKTPASSAEPTELKPQQPESNSEKKVAPQPSVQPSQECKAIEDIQAITTISSIGKNEGPKQPRTSSFSPKLYNPALIFHSYHAGPPDPQYYPPPANPAPFLPLQSQVPPPFPFPPGPPPPQMFPQSDPHMLAPPWSQTVPPQTLPAPPLTYESSLPTSSPLSKDEKGSEKSYSDLGDKPSRKSDETYRKDNKDRDHYDRHHHKSRHYDRDREKHRDRSHSHKERHSKEDRYDRQRERHHSSSHYRDRDKHRRDSDHEKHRRDSRDRRS; encoded by the exons ATGGATATAGTTGGTGGCCCATTCAATCATCTGGTTCCCAGTGACCAGTTGGATGATTCCTTACTGCTCGGACAGAACCTGGAATGTGAAGCTAGTGAGGAGTTTGAAGCGGGTCACGGCCAACCCGAAGATTCACTGAAGAACATGCTCAGTGACAAAGATCCCATGTTTGGGTCTGCTAGCGCCCAGTTTCATCTCTTAGAAAATGAAGATGTCAGTTTTAAGCTTGGGAGCTCAACAG CTGCAGATCATGACATGACAACAGCAGGTGTTAGTCAGAGTCCATCCGAAGGAGAACACAGTCAGTCCAATTTCTCACAGGGCAGAAGACATTTACAGAGGAGACAAACAG CAAGCCGCGGTCGTGTTAAAGGCAGACGGCCAGGTCCTGTGCGAAAAGCAGCTGGGAGTAACAAGCAAGAGGCAACATGCAGCACAAACCCAGGTGGAGATAAAAGCCTTGATGCAAAAAGAGAAGCCCTGCTCAGCCGTCGTTTTGGAGTCCATGAGGTCGACTCCTCTATGAATCCAGTAGTTGTGTTACGTCGATTAACTGTTACTGTCGGGGGCTTCAAAATCGAACTGCTTCCTGGCCCGTCGCAAGCGTTTGGATCGTTTAGCACTAGCGCTCTCCAGTCTCTGGGCTTCCAGGATGACGGTGTTGCTGCTGATGGCCTTGCACTCAATTTGGAACAAACTCAAGATGATGGCACACAGGAAGTTGTTAATTCCGAACAAGAGGTTGTCGGGGAAGTGAGCGTCAGCCAGTCAACTAGTGACGACATGCCTATGGATTTTGGGCCATATGTGAACCCTAATGAAGTACAAGACACTAACAGCAGCACCAAGTCACTCAAGCCCAGCGTGGAAAACACCACACCAACAGACACCAAAAAGAATGACCAAATCAAGACCCGGAAGCTAAGCGCACAAAAAACAGGGAACAAGAATGGCACGGCAGTTCAACCTGCAGTCAAAAAGCTTCTGAAACACAAACAGGCTCTGTCAGCTGCCAAAAATAAACCATCTCATCTCACCAGGCCAGGGCTCTTGCAGAAAGTCTCTAGACATCCCAGAGACAAAAAGATACATACTGGCCGCCCAGAAAGTCTCAAAGGAAAGCCTGTCAAGGTTGGCTTGAAACGTCCAGGTGGGCCAGTCACTCCTAAATCACCCTCAAAAATACAAAAGATTCGAGATGGACATCATGCAAACCAAACGGTGAACCCACCTGTCCCGGTGTCCCCGACTGTCAGCAGGAAACTGTCATCTGATTCTGGTCCGGGTGTCAAGTCAGTCCAGTCTCCTCACCCTTCGAAAAAGCCACAACATCCTCCCACTcctgtaaacaaaacaaacccaCCTGTGACAAACAGCCAAGGagaagaggagcaggagaaggTCAAGATCAAGAAGCCAGAGAAGATCCAGCAAAGACACAAGAGTAGAAACTCAAGGAGCATCTCGATAGAGGAGCCGCAGCTCTTTATCCCTGACAATGCCCCTGTGGTGAAGAAGGAAGCCGAGGGCGAGCCTCCTCCTGAAAGCGAGACTGTGTGGGATCCCAGCAAGCACTGCGGATCATGCAAGAAACCTCACAACAACCG GTTTATGGTGGGCTGCGGCCGCTGTGATGACTGGTTTCATGGGGATTGTGTGGGTCTGGATCTGGCTAAAGTTCAGCAGATGGAAAAGGAGGACCAGGAGTATGTGTGCTTGAAGTGCTGTGCGGAAGAGGATGGGAAAACCGGTGCTCAAGCCACAGAGCAGTCCGATGATAAGTTATCTGCTAAGCAAAAACCAAGACCCCAGCAGTCGGTCACCGCAGGTGGAATACGACCCTTCCGAAAA gATGTTGGAGAACGACGACCATCAGAAGATTCAGCATCAAAGG GACCAAGTGTGAAACATGAGACGAAGAAAGTGAAAATATCACATGTGACCTCAAAGAAACCGTCCACTGGGCAAATCAGGCGAAGTGTTCGAGACTCACTGGAGGAGATTCTTTTGAAGCG ACTGAAGGAGGCCGATATGAAGATTTCATTGGACAAGCCTGCTGAGTTGGCTAGAAGAACGGAGAAAGAGCTTTTTGCTCTTTTTCAGAGTGTTGacagcaaatacaaaaataaatacagaagttTGACTTTCAATCTGAAAGATTCAAAAAATAAT GTGTTATTTAAGCGAGTGCTCAAGGGGGAAGTTTCCCCTGCAGATTTGGTGCGTATGACTGCAGAAGAACTGGCCTCTAAGGAACTGGCTGCTTGGAGACAAAGAGAGAATCGACAT ACGATTGAAATGATTGAGAAAGAACAGAGAGAGGTAGAGAGACGTCCTATCACTAAAATCACCCATAAAGGGGAAATTGAAATTGAGAATCAGGAGCCTGCCAAGACACCAGAGGCCATAGAGGTTGAG CCAGAGCCTGTGCCGAAACCTGCGGAAGTTCCTGAAGATAAACCCCCTGAGACTAAAGCTGACAGTCCTAAGAAATCTGTAGATACCACCAACTTGCACAAGTCTCATCTATTTGACCTCAACTGCAAAATCTGCACAG GTCGCATGGCTCCGCCGACAGAGGAAGCTGCTACAAAGGTGGTAAAAGTGGCTACAACAGTTGTGAGAAGGCAGTCTAGTACGACAGAAGAATCTCAGCACTCCACAACTACACCTACATCTACATCAGCACTGATAGACGATCTGTCTTTAAGAGCCATGGAGGAAGGTCTCCTCAATTTTTTGCCTGAATCCAG GTCAGATAGTCTGAGTAGCAAAGAAGACACAGCGACTTTCCTCAGTAGTCTGGAAAGTCTGTGGAGCAGCTTTGTTAATATGCCAGCTGTGGCGAGGTTCCTAACAAAAGCTTATCCTGTCTCTGGAATACTGGACCACCTTACACAG GATTTGCCAGACAACATCCAAGTAGGTGGACGAATCTCTCCTCAAATAGTCTGGGATTATGTCGAGAAAATCCGTGCTTCCGGGACAAAG gAAATATGTGTTATTCGTTTCTCCCCTGACACGGAGGAAGATGAGATCTCATATACCTTGTTATACGCCTATTTTAGCAGCCGGAGAAGATACGGTGTTGTCGCCAATAACCGCAAACAAGTTAAAGACATGTATCTCATTCCTCTCGGCTCCACAGAAAAAATTCCCCATCAGATTGTACCGTTTGATGGTCCAG GGCTGGAGACCAATCGTCCCAATCTTCTTCTCGGATTGGTCATCCGCCAGAGACCAAAAAGAGACTTTGGGGTAATCCTGCCAAGCGATGTCAAGGAAGCTCCAAGTTTCTTGGCAGAAAGCAAACCTCATGTCGATTACCCACAGAAAGCTCCTGCGGTTCAAGATGTGAGCATACAGAAAAAAGACACTGCAGACTTAATTAAGTCCGTTGTTGAAGAACCTATATTGGATACTGAAACCGAAGAGAATGTTTCTTTGCGCTTTCTTCCTGGGGTGCTGAAGTTGCCTGGAAATGCGGCATCGTCTTTGAGCGACACTGTGAAGGGTGATCCTACAACAACAGTAACCAAGACTCCAACTGTTGATAGTGAAAACCATGGAGAAATCCATCCTAAATCTACAGCCACCGCTCCTCGACTTGATCGCTTCATTATCAAGAAAAAAGACCCCAAAGCTGTTAAAACAGAgcaggcgccatccagctcgagTTTGGAGACCAACTCGGAAAAGAAAGAGAGTGGAGTCATTTTTTCTCTGAGTGACAAACCTGCAGATGTTTCAACAGAGAGTTTCCTGTCTTCTCTCACGGCCGCTAAACCCAAAGATGAGTCCGTGTCCGGCAGCATAGCTGCACCTGCTAGTCAAGAAACAAGTGAAACCACTTCATCGGATCCACTGAAAGATTCTGTCAATGATGGCTCTAGCTCTGTCCCCAAAAACGAAACCATATCAAGTCCCACCAAGTGTTTGAAGACACCTGGTATTTTAAAGACACCAGCTTCATCAGCTGAACCTACCGAGTTAAAACCTCAACAACCAGAAAGTAATTCAGAAAAGAAAGTTGCTCCACAACCATCGGTGCAACCTTCTCAAGAGTGCAAAGCCATAGAGGACATCCAAGCCATCACCACAATCTCCTCCATTGGGAAAAACGAAGGTCCCAAACAGCCCAGGACCTCTTCTTTTAGCCCTAAATTATATAATCCAGCCCTCATTTTTCATTCTTATCATGCTGGTCCACCTGATCCCCAGTATTATCCTCCTCCAGCCAATCCTGCCCCTTTCTTACCCCTTCAATCACAGGTTCCTCCACCTTTCCCGTTTCCTCCTGGTCCACCTCCTCCACAGATGTTCCCTCAAAGCGATCCTCACATGCTCGCTCCACCTTGGTCTCAAACCGTCCCTCCCCAAACGCTCCCTGCACCTCCTCTGACATATGAGTCCAGCTTGCCGACCTCTTCACCCCTCAGCAAAGACGAGAAGGGCTCGGAGAAGTCCTACAGTGATTTGGGCGACAAGCCGTCCAGAAAGTCTGATGAGACCTACAGGAAGGACAATAAAGATAGAGACCACTATGACAGACACCATCACAAAAGCAGGCACTACGACAGGGACCGCGAAAAGCACAGGGACAGAAGTCACAGTCATAAAGAGCGCCACTCGAAAGAGGACCGGTacgacagacagagagagcgGCACCACAGCAGCAGTCATTACCGGGACAGAGACAAACACAGACGGGATTCTGATCATGAGAAACACAGGAGAGACTCAAGAGACAGGCGTTCGTGA
- the LOC127970424 gene encoding PHD finger protein 3 isoform X1: MTTSARSRSRCPLSTDPARHTFTGSEGQQEVLLVPPQYPSGKGCGIDDNDNPNGIPTTANHTVQAFMDIVGGPFNHLVPSDQLDDSLLLGQNLECEASEEFEAGHGQPEDSLKNMLSDKDPMFGSASAQFHLLENEDVSFKLGSSTAADHDMTTAGVSQSPSEGEHSQSNFSQGRRHLQRRQTASRGRVKGRRPGPVRKAAGSNKQEATCSTNPGGDKSLDAKREALLSRRFGVHEVDSSMNPVVVLRRLTVTVGGFKIELLPGPSQAFGSFSTSALQSLGFQDDGVAADGLALNLEQTQDDGTQEVVNSEQEVVGEVSVSQSTSDDMPMDFGPYVNPNEVQDTNSSTKSLKPSVENTTPTDTKKNDQIKTRKLSAQKTGNKNGTAVQPAVKKLLKHKQALSAAKNKPSHLTRPGLLQKVSRHPRDKKIHTGRPESLKGKPVKVGLKRPGGPVTPKSPSKIQKIRDGHHANQTVNPPVPVSPTVSRKLSSDSGPGVKSVQSPHPSKKPQHPPTPVNKTNPPVTNSQGEEEQEKVKIKKPEKIQQRHKSRNSRSISIEEPQLFIPDNAPVVKKEAEGEPPPESETVWDPSKHCGSCKKPHNNRFMVGCGRCDDWFHGDCVGLDLAKVQQMEKEDQEYVCLKCCAEEDGKTGAQATEQSDDKLSAKQKPRPQQSVTAGGIRPFRKDVGERRPSEDSASKGPSVKHETKKVKISHVTSKKPSTGQIRRSVRDSLEEILLKRLKEADMKISLDKPAELARRTEKELFALFQSVDSKYKNKYRSLTFNLKDSKNNVLFKRVLKGEVSPADLVRMTAEELASKELAAWRQRENRHTIEMIEKEQREVERRPITKITHKGEIEIENQEPAKTPEAIEVEPEPVPKPAEVPEDKPPETKADSPKKSVDTTNLHKSHLFDLNCKICTGRMAPPTEEAATKVVKVATTVVRRQSSTTEESQHSTTTPTSTSALIDDLSLRAMEEGLLNFLPESRSDSLSSKEDTATFLSSLESLWSSFVNMPAVARFLTKAYPVSGILDHLTQDLPDNIQVGGRISPQIVWDYVEKIRASGTKEICVIRFSPDTEEDEISYTLLYAYFSSRRRYGVVANNRKQVKDMYLIPLGSTEKIPHQIVPFDGPGLETNRPNLLLGLVIRQRPKRDFGVILPSDVKEAPSFLAESKPHVDYPQKAPAVQDVSIQKKDTADLIKSVVEEPILDTETEENVSLRFLPGVLKLPGNAASSLSDTVKGDPTTTVTKTPTVDSENHGEIHPKSTATAPRLDRFIIKKKDPKAVKTEQAPSSSSLETNSEKKESGVIFSLSDKPADVSTESFLSSLTAAKPKDESVSGSIAAPASQETSETTSSDPLKDSVNDGSSSVPKNETISSPTKCLKTPGILKTPASSAEPTELKPQQPESNSEKKVAPQPSVQPSQECKAIEDIQAITTISSIGKNEGPKQPRTSSFSPKLYNPALIFHSYHAGPPDPQYYPPPANPAPFLPLQSQVPPPFPFPPGPPPPQMFPQSDPHMLAPPWSQTVPPQTLPAPPLTYESSLPTSSPLSKDEKGSEKSYSDLGDKPSRKSDETYRKDNKDRDHYDRHHHKSRHYDRDREKHRDRSHSHKERHSKEDRYDRQRERHHSSSHYRDRDKHRRDSDHEKHRRDSRDRRS; the protein is encoded by the exons ATGACGACGAGTGCTAGATCTAGATCACGCTGCCCCCTGTCGACAGATCCAGCGCGTCACACGTTTACTGGCTCGGAGGGTCAACAGGAAGTACTACTTGTCCCACCACAGTACCCAAGCGGAAAAGGTTGTGGCATTGACGACAACGATAACCCGAATGGCATCCCAACAAC AGCAAACCATACAGTGCAGGCATTCATGGATATAGTTGGTGGCCCATTCAATCATCTGGTTCCCAGTGACCAGTTGGATGATTCCTTACTGCTCGGACAGAACCTGGAATGTGAAGCTAGTGAGGAGTTTGAAGCGGGTCACGGCCAACCCGAAGATTCACTGAAGAACATGCTCAGTGACAAAGATCCCATGTTTGGGTCTGCTAGCGCCCAGTTTCATCTCTTAGAAAATGAAGATGTCAGTTTTAAGCTTGGGAGCTCAACAG CTGCAGATCATGACATGACAACAGCAGGTGTTAGTCAGAGTCCATCCGAAGGAGAACACAGTCAGTCCAATTTCTCACAGGGCAGAAGACATTTACAGAGGAGACAAACAG CAAGCCGCGGTCGTGTTAAAGGCAGACGGCCAGGTCCTGTGCGAAAAGCAGCTGGGAGTAACAAGCAAGAGGCAACATGCAGCACAAACCCAGGTGGAGATAAAAGCCTTGATGCAAAAAGAGAAGCCCTGCTCAGCCGTCGTTTTGGAGTCCATGAGGTCGACTCCTCTATGAATCCAGTAGTTGTGTTACGTCGATTAACTGTTACTGTCGGGGGCTTCAAAATCGAACTGCTTCCTGGCCCGTCGCAAGCGTTTGGATCGTTTAGCACTAGCGCTCTCCAGTCTCTGGGCTTCCAGGATGACGGTGTTGCTGCTGATGGCCTTGCACTCAATTTGGAACAAACTCAAGATGATGGCACACAGGAAGTTGTTAATTCCGAACAAGAGGTTGTCGGGGAAGTGAGCGTCAGCCAGTCAACTAGTGACGACATGCCTATGGATTTTGGGCCATATGTGAACCCTAATGAAGTACAAGACACTAACAGCAGCACCAAGTCACTCAAGCCCAGCGTGGAAAACACCACACCAACAGACACCAAAAAGAATGACCAAATCAAGACCCGGAAGCTAAGCGCACAAAAAACAGGGAACAAGAATGGCACGGCAGTTCAACCTGCAGTCAAAAAGCTTCTGAAACACAAACAGGCTCTGTCAGCTGCCAAAAATAAACCATCTCATCTCACCAGGCCAGGGCTCTTGCAGAAAGTCTCTAGACATCCCAGAGACAAAAAGATACATACTGGCCGCCCAGAAAGTCTCAAAGGAAAGCCTGTCAAGGTTGGCTTGAAACGTCCAGGTGGGCCAGTCACTCCTAAATCACCCTCAAAAATACAAAAGATTCGAGATGGACATCATGCAAACCAAACGGTGAACCCACCTGTCCCGGTGTCCCCGACTGTCAGCAGGAAACTGTCATCTGATTCTGGTCCGGGTGTCAAGTCAGTCCAGTCTCCTCACCCTTCGAAAAAGCCACAACATCCTCCCACTcctgtaaacaaaacaaacccaCCTGTGACAAACAGCCAAGGagaagaggagcaggagaaggTCAAGATCAAGAAGCCAGAGAAGATCCAGCAAAGACACAAGAGTAGAAACTCAAGGAGCATCTCGATAGAGGAGCCGCAGCTCTTTATCCCTGACAATGCCCCTGTGGTGAAGAAGGAAGCCGAGGGCGAGCCTCCTCCTGAAAGCGAGACTGTGTGGGATCCCAGCAAGCACTGCGGATCATGCAAGAAACCTCACAACAACCG GTTTATGGTGGGCTGCGGCCGCTGTGATGACTGGTTTCATGGGGATTGTGTGGGTCTGGATCTGGCTAAAGTTCAGCAGATGGAAAAGGAGGACCAGGAGTATGTGTGCTTGAAGTGCTGTGCGGAAGAGGATGGGAAAACCGGTGCTCAAGCCACAGAGCAGTCCGATGATAAGTTATCTGCTAAGCAAAAACCAAGACCCCAGCAGTCGGTCACCGCAGGTGGAATACGACCCTTCCGAAAA gATGTTGGAGAACGACGACCATCAGAAGATTCAGCATCAAAGG GACCAAGTGTGAAACATGAGACGAAGAAAGTGAAAATATCACATGTGACCTCAAAGAAACCGTCCACTGGGCAAATCAGGCGAAGTGTTCGAGACTCACTGGAGGAGATTCTTTTGAAGCG ACTGAAGGAGGCCGATATGAAGATTTCATTGGACAAGCCTGCTGAGTTGGCTAGAAGAACGGAGAAAGAGCTTTTTGCTCTTTTTCAGAGTGTTGacagcaaatacaaaaataaatacagaagttTGACTTTCAATCTGAAAGATTCAAAAAATAAT GTGTTATTTAAGCGAGTGCTCAAGGGGGAAGTTTCCCCTGCAGATTTGGTGCGTATGACTGCAGAAGAACTGGCCTCTAAGGAACTGGCTGCTTGGAGACAAAGAGAGAATCGACAT ACGATTGAAATGATTGAGAAAGAACAGAGAGAGGTAGAGAGACGTCCTATCACTAAAATCACCCATAAAGGGGAAATTGAAATTGAGAATCAGGAGCCTGCCAAGACACCAGAGGCCATAGAGGTTGAG CCAGAGCCTGTGCCGAAACCTGCGGAAGTTCCTGAAGATAAACCCCCTGAGACTAAAGCTGACAGTCCTAAGAAATCTGTAGATACCACCAACTTGCACAAGTCTCATCTATTTGACCTCAACTGCAAAATCTGCACAG GTCGCATGGCTCCGCCGACAGAGGAAGCTGCTACAAAGGTGGTAAAAGTGGCTACAACAGTTGTGAGAAGGCAGTCTAGTACGACAGAAGAATCTCAGCACTCCACAACTACACCTACATCTACATCAGCACTGATAGACGATCTGTCTTTAAGAGCCATGGAGGAAGGTCTCCTCAATTTTTTGCCTGAATCCAG GTCAGATAGTCTGAGTAGCAAAGAAGACACAGCGACTTTCCTCAGTAGTCTGGAAAGTCTGTGGAGCAGCTTTGTTAATATGCCAGCTGTGGCGAGGTTCCTAACAAAAGCTTATCCTGTCTCTGGAATACTGGACCACCTTACACAG GATTTGCCAGACAACATCCAAGTAGGTGGACGAATCTCTCCTCAAATAGTCTGGGATTATGTCGAGAAAATCCGTGCTTCCGGGACAAAG gAAATATGTGTTATTCGTTTCTCCCCTGACACGGAGGAAGATGAGATCTCATATACCTTGTTATACGCCTATTTTAGCAGCCGGAGAAGATACGGTGTTGTCGCCAATAACCGCAAACAAGTTAAAGACATGTATCTCATTCCTCTCGGCTCCACAGAAAAAATTCCCCATCAGATTGTACCGTTTGATGGTCCAG GGCTGGAGACCAATCGTCCCAATCTTCTTCTCGGATTGGTCATCCGCCAGAGACCAAAAAGAGACTTTGGGGTAATCCTGCCAAGCGATGTCAAGGAAGCTCCAAGTTTCTTGGCAGAAAGCAAACCTCATGTCGATTACCCACAGAAAGCTCCTGCGGTTCAAGATGTGAGCATACAGAAAAAAGACACTGCAGACTTAATTAAGTCCGTTGTTGAAGAACCTATATTGGATACTGAAACCGAAGAGAATGTTTCTTTGCGCTTTCTTCCTGGGGTGCTGAAGTTGCCTGGAAATGCGGCATCGTCTTTGAGCGACACTGTGAAGGGTGATCCTACAACAACAGTAACCAAGACTCCAACTGTTGATAGTGAAAACCATGGAGAAATCCATCCTAAATCTACAGCCACCGCTCCTCGACTTGATCGCTTCATTATCAAGAAAAAAGACCCCAAAGCTGTTAAAACAGAgcaggcgccatccagctcgagTTTGGAGACCAACTCGGAAAAGAAAGAGAGTGGAGTCATTTTTTCTCTGAGTGACAAACCTGCAGATGTTTCAACAGAGAGTTTCCTGTCTTCTCTCACGGCCGCTAAACCCAAAGATGAGTCCGTGTCCGGCAGCATAGCTGCACCTGCTAGTCAAGAAACAAGTGAAACCACTTCATCGGATCCACTGAAAGATTCTGTCAATGATGGCTCTAGCTCTGTCCCCAAAAACGAAACCATATCAAGTCCCACCAAGTGTTTGAAGACACCTGGTATTTTAAAGACACCAGCTTCATCAGCTGAACCTACCGAGTTAAAACCTCAACAACCAGAAAGTAATTCAGAAAAGAAAGTTGCTCCACAACCATCGGTGCAACCTTCTCAAGAGTGCAAAGCCATAGAGGACATCCAAGCCATCACCACAATCTCCTCCATTGGGAAAAACGAAGGTCCCAAACAGCCCAGGACCTCTTCTTTTAGCCCTAAATTATATAATCCAGCCCTCATTTTTCATTCTTATCATGCTGGTCCACCTGATCCCCAGTATTATCCTCCTCCAGCCAATCCTGCCCCTTTCTTACCCCTTCAATCACAGGTTCCTCCACCTTTCCCGTTTCCTCCTGGTCCACCTCCTCCACAGATGTTCCCTCAAAGCGATCCTCACATGCTCGCTCCACCTTGGTCTCAAACCGTCCCTCCCCAAACGCTCCCTGCACCTCCTCTGACATATGAGTCCAGCTTGCCGACCTCTTCACCCCTCAGCAAAGACGAGAAGGGCTCGGAGAAGTCCTACAGTGATTTGGGCGACAAGCCGTCCAGAAAGTCTGATGAGACCTACAGGAAGGACAATAAAGATAGAGACCACTATGACAGACACCATCACAAAAGCAGGCACTACGACAGGGACCGCGAAAAGCACAGGGACAGAAGTCACAGTCATAAAGAGCGCCACTCGAAAGAGGACCGGTacgacagacagagagagcgGCACCACAGCAGCAGTCATTACCGGGACAGAGACAAACACAGACGGGATTCTGATCATGAGAAACACAGGAGAGACTCAAGAGACAGGCGTTCGTGA